A part of Chloroflexota bacterium genomic DNA contains:
- a CDS encoding alanine--glyoxylate aminotransferase family protein — protein sequence MKKMFIVGPVDVFEDVLAVMGEQVVAHYGDDFVRLYRETQDLTRMVLGTSGDVFLMSGPGTAGLDACMGSLLHTGEKVLIPVSGFFSDRLTAVARGSGLEPVVEDFEWGTPVEPERLRKRLAQDTGIKALAFVHHETSTGVLNPLDEIVGVAHEFGLPVIVDAVASAGGVPVDVDRLGIEFLVTVANKALEAPPGLSIVSVSQRAWELMDKGGPRNHGWYLDLRTWRDYSIRWADWHPFPVTLPTSVVRALNTSLHRIRREGLEHHFARFAEAAEKVRQGLRDMGFSMLVEGRYSCPVVSAVRARPEFPVSEMAAYLEKERGLMIAGGIGPLKGKIFRIGHMGKATTQEYIDALLSAVRDFLRMKGLA from the coding sequence ATGAAGAAAATGTTCATCGTCGGCCCCGTGGATGTCTTTGAGGATGTGCTGGCCGTGATGGGCGAGCAGGTGGTGGCCCATTACGGCGACGACTTCGTGCGCCTGTACCGCGAGACGCAAGACCTAACCCGCATGGTGTTGGGCACTTCGGGCGATGTCTTCCTGATGTCCGGGCCTGGGACGGCCGGCCTGGACGCGTGCATGGGCAGCCTGCTCCACACGGGCGAGAAGGTGCTCATTCCCGTCAGCGGCTTCTTCAGCGACCGCCTGACCGCCGTGGCGAGGGGGTCGGGGTTGGAGCCGGTGGTGGAGGACTTTGAGTGGGGAACGCCGGTGGAACCCGAACGGCTGCGCAAGCGCCTGGCGCAGGATACCGGCATCAAGGCGCTGGCCTTCGTGCATCACGAAACCTCTACGGGCGTCCTCAACCCGCTGGACGAGATCGTCGGCGTGGCCCACGAGTTTGGGTTGCCGGTCATCGTGGACGCTGTGGCGTCGGCAGGTGGCGTTCCGGTGGATGTGGATCGCCTGGGGATTGAGTTCCTGGTTACCGTGGCGAACAAGGCGCTGGAAGCGCCGCCTGGGCTGTCCATCGTCTCCGTGAGCCAGCGGGCGTGGGAGTTGATGGACAAGGGCGGCCCGCGCAATCACGGCTGGTACCTGGATTTGCGGACGTGGCGCGATTATTCCATTCGTTGGGCGGATTGGCACCCATTCCCCGTAACCTTGCCGACCAGCGTCGTCCGCGCGCTGAACACGTCGTTGCACCGCATCCGACGCGAGGGCCTGGAACATCACTTCGCCCGATTCGCCGAGGCCGCCGAGAAGGTTCGGCAGGGACTTCGCGATATGGGGTTTTCCATGCTGGTGGAGGGGCGGTACTCGTGTCCGGTGGTGTCGGCGGTGCGGGCGCGGCCGGAGTTCCCCGTCTCCGAGATGGCCGCGTACTTGGAAAAGGAGCGCGGGCTAATGATTGCCGGCGGCATCGGCCCGCTCAAGGGCAAAATCTTCCGCATCGGGCACATGGGCAAGGCCACGACGCAGGAGTACATAGACGCGTTGCTTTCGGCGGTGCGCGACTTCTTGCGCATGAAGGGCCTGGCCTGA
- a CDS encoding TVP38/TMEM64 family protein, with translation MDAGQKVPQRIKHAIRQAAWGLVVLLAVGLVVRFWQPLLALVSQQDNLRRWVAGFGWAAPLALIALQAAQVILAPLPGQVVGLVSGYLFGVFWGTVYSAIGVLLGAWAVMTLARKLGRPFVERVVPPAHLRRFDGWIQRAGPAAFFVLFLLPFVPDDSISILAGLTPIPISLLMTLAAIGRLPSLLAAALIGDLSASLTAGQWLGLIALSAALGAPVLVYRRRLESWVERLAAKFGRRD, from the coding sequence ATGGACGCCGGACAGAAAGTTCCGCAGCGGATAAAGCACGCCATACGGCAGGCGGCATGGGGGCTTGTGGTGCTCCTGGCGGTGGGGCTGGTCGTCCGATTCTGGCAGCCCTTGCTGGCCCTCGTCTCCCAGCAGGACAATCTGCGCCGTTGGGTGGCGGGGTTCGGCTGGGCGGCGCCGCTGGCCCTCATCGCGCTACAAGCCGCGCAGGTCATCCTGGCCCCGCTGCCCGGCCAGGTGGTGGGGCTGGTCTCGGGCTACCTGTTCGGCGTGTTCTGGGGCACGGTGTACAGCGCCATCGGCGTCCTGCTGGGGGCGTGGGCGGTGATGACGCTGGCCCGCAAACTGGGCCGGCCCTTTGTGGAGCGCGTTGTGCCGCCCGCGCACCTGCGCCGGTTTGACGGCTGGATTCAGCGGGCGGGGCCTGCGGCGTTCTTCGTGCTGTTCCTGCTCCCCTTCGTGCCCGACGACTCCATCAGCATCCTGGCGGGCCTGACGCCCATCCCCATCTCGCTGCTGATGACTCTCGCGGCCATCGGGCGGCTCCCCAGCCTTCTCGCGGCGGCGCTCATCGGCGACCTGTCCGCAAGTCTGACCGCAGGCCAATGGCTGGGGCTTATTGCGCTATCGGCGGCGCTCGGCGCACCCGTTCTCGTGTACCGGCGACGGCTGGAGTCCTGGGTGGAGCGACTGGCCGCGAAGTTCGGGCGGCGCGACTAG
- a CDS encoding fused MFS/spermidine synthase yields MPRGQRGFLTLAVFVSGMTTMAVEMSAARLLDPYFGNSLIVWANLIGLILVYLSVGYYLGGRVADRSPHATTFYSITGAAALLIGLVPFAARPVLSLSVRGFAAYDVGLLAGSLVGVLLLFAAPVILLGFVSPFAVRLAVRDVGSAGHAAGRMYAVSTLGSIVGTFAPVLIFIPAMGTRRTFWLFSLALLVISVVGLAMARARRAWVYAACGLVLAAAAVALPSGVVKASEGLLYETESAYNYIQVVRWGDDIYLRLNEGQGVHSVYNPHEELTGEVWDYFLVAPLFNAPPFAPSQVSSLCLIGLAAGTVSKQYALVYGGVRIDGVEIDPEIVRVGREYFAMNEPNLRVIVQDGRYFLHNSPGAYSVIAVDAYRPPYIPFHLTTREFFREVYDHLAGDGVAAINVGRAPGDYSLVNAIAQTMRTVFPSVYVLDTPDRDGSLASCLVVGTRQPTTLDNFRANAESLADARLRAVASRVLPLMWEVTEARAVFTDDRAPVEQIVHRIILRYVLGE; encoded by the coding sequence ATGCCCAGGGGACAGCGAGGGTTCCTGACGTTGGCCGTCTTCGTTTCCGGCATGACCACCATGGCGGTGGAGATGTCGGCTGCGCGGCTGTTGGACCCCTACTTCGGCAATTCGCTCATCGTGTGGGCGAATCTCATCGGGTTGATCCTGGTGTACCTGTCGGTGGGCTACTACCTGGGTGGCCGCGTCGCCGACCGTTCGCCGCACGCCACGACGTTCTACAGCATCACCGGCGCGGCGGCCCTGCTCATCGGGCTGGTGCCGTTCGCGGCCCGACCCGTGCTTTCGCTTTCCGTGCGCGGATTTGCCGCCTACGACGTGGGGCTGCTGGCGGGGTCGCTCGTGGGGGTGTTGCTGCTGTTCGCCGCGCCGGTCATCCTGCTGGGGTTCGTGTCGCCCTTCGCCGTGCGCCTGGCCGTGCGCGATGTGGGTTCTGCGGGACACGCCGCCGGGCGGATGTACGCCGTCTCCACGCTGGGCAGCATCGTGGGCACGTTCGCGCCGGTGCTGATATTCATCCCTGCCATGGGCACGCGCCGAACGTTCTGGCTGTTCTCGCTCGCGCTGCTGGTCATCTCTGTGGTGGGGTTGGCGATGGCCCGCGCCCGCCGCGCGTGGGTGTACGCCGCCTGCGGCCTCGTCCTGGCGGCGGCTGCGGTGGCGTTGCCGTCGGGCGTCGTGAAGGCTTCCGAGGGCCTCCTCTACGAAACCGAATCGGCGTACAACTACATCCAGGTTGTGCGCTGGGGCGATGACATCTATCTGCGCCTCAACGAGGGCCAGGGTGTGCACTCGGTGTACAACCCGCACGAGGAACTGACCGGCGAGGTGTGGGACTACTTCCTGGTGGCCCCGCTGTTCAACGCGCCGCCGTTCGCGCCCTCGCAGGTCTCCAGTCTGTGCCTCATCGGGCTGGCGGCGGGCACCGTGTCCAAGCAGTACGCGCTTGTGTACGGCGGCGTGCGCATAGACGGCGTGGAGATTGACCCGGAGATCGTCCGCGTGGGCCGCGAGTACTTCGCCATGAACGAGCCGAATTTGCGCGTCATCGTGCAGGACGGGCGGTACTTTCTCCACAACAGTCCGGGCGCATACTCTGTCATCGCCGTGGACGCCTACCGTCCCCCGTACATCCCGTTCCACCTGACGACCCGCGAGTTCTTCCGGGAGGTGTACGACCATCTTGCCGGCGACGGCGTGGCGGCCATCAACGTGGGGCGCGCGCCGGGCGACTACTCGCTGGTGAACGCCATTGCCCAGACCATGCGCACCGTCTTCCCCAGCGTGTACGTGCTGGACACGCCCGACCGCGACGGAAGCCTGGCGTCCTGCCTGGTGGTGGGGACGCGCCAGCCCACGACGCTGGACAACTTCCGGGCGAACGCGGAGAGCCTGGCCGACGCCCGCCTGCGAGCCGTGGCTTCGCGGGTCTTGCCCTTGATGTGGGAGGTAACGGAGGCGCGGGCCGTGTTCACCGATGACCGCGCGCCCGTGGAGCAAATCGTTCACCGAATCATTCTGCGCTATGTGCTGGGGGAGTGA
- the rph gene encoding ribonuclease PH, with amino-acid sequence MPRKDGRRADELRPIRITTGFTKYAEGSVLICLGDTHVLCNVSVEEGVPAHRLGKGGWVTAEYSLLPRSTLTRTPRETAGPTARTQEIRRLIGRSLRASVDLSLLGERTFIADCDVLQADGGTRTAAVTGAYVALAMAVRRLIAEGAVPPGALRAPVAAVSVGMVGGEPLLDLCYDEDMAADVDFNVVMNAKGQYVEVQGTAEGQPFSHADLLRLLDMAQRGIGLLLAAQEQALA; translated from the coding sequence ATGCCTCGGAAGGATGGCCGCCGCGCCGACGAACTGCGTCCGATTCGCATCACCACCGGCTTCACCAAGTACGCCGAGGGGTCGGTCCTCATCTGCCTGGGCGATACGCATGTGCTGTGCAATGTCTCGGTGGAAGAGGGGGTGCCGGCTCATCGGCTGGGCAAGGGTGGATGGGTTACGGCGGAGTATTCGCTCTTGCCCCGCTCTACCCTGACGCGCACGCCCCGCGAGACCGCCGGCCCGACCGCCCGCACGCAGGAGATTCGCCGCCTCATCGGGCGGAGCCTGCGGGCGTCGGTGGATCTGTCGCTCCTGGGCGAGCGCACCTTCATCGCCGACTGCGACGTGCTGCAGGCAGACGGGGGAACTCGCACCGCCGCCGTTACGGGCGCATACGTGGCGCTGGCCATGGCCGTGCGGCGGCTCATCGCGGAGGGGGCCGTGCCCCCAGGGGCGCTCCGTGCGCCGGTGGCGGCGGTGAGCGTGGGCATGGTGGGCGGCGAGCCTCTGCTGGACCTGTGCTATGACGAGGACATGGCGGCGGATGTGGATTTCAACGTGGTGATGAACGCGAAGGGTCAATACGTGGAGGTTCAGGGCACCGCCGAAGGGCAGCCCTTCTCCCACGCCGATTTGTTGCGGCTGTTGGATATGGCCCAGCGGGGCATCGGGTTGCTCCTGGCGGCCCAGGAGCAGGCCCTGGCGTGA
- a CDS encoding CpsD/CapB family tyrosine-protein kinase translates to MSEKTLQNLITVAQPRSAISEAYRTLLTSIDFAGLDRPIRALMLTSASPEEGKSSTLANLAVVAAQEGRTVIVVDCDLRRPSLHSIFNLPNGEGLTTALMSAEALKSPPLRSVGVDGLSVLTSGPIPPNPLELLGSRRMEELLAALRERADIVLVDAPPVVAVADAAILASKVDAVLLVVQAGRAKRDYVERAKALLEKANARIIGAALTNVQADTLLTRYYAAEGTR, encoded by the coding sequence ATGAGCGAGAAGACCCTGCAGAACTTGATCACCGTCGCGCAGCCGCGGTCCGCCATCAGCGAGGCGTACCGCACGCTGCTGACCAGCATTGATTTCGCCGGCCTGGATAGGCCGATTCGCGCGTTGATGCTCACCAGCGCAAGCCCAGAAGAGGGCAAGTCGTCCACGCTGGCCAATCTGGCCGTCGTCGCGGCCCAGGAGGGGCGCACGGTCATCGTCGTGGATTGCGACCTGCGCCGGCCCTCGCTTCATTCCATCTTCAACCTGCCCAACGGCGAGGGGCTGACCACGGCCCTGATGAGCGCCGAGGCATTGAAGTCGCCGCCGCTCCGGTCGGTGGGGGTGGACGGCCTGTCGGTTCTCACCAGCGGCCCCATCCCGCCCAACCCGCTGGAGTTGCTCGGTTCGCGCCGCATGGAGGAACTCCTCGCGGCGCTGCGAGAGCGGGCCGACATCGTCCTGGTAGACGCACCGCCGGTTGTCGCCGTGGCCGATGCCGCCATCCTGGCCTCCAAGGTGGATGCCGTGCTGCTCGTTGTCCAGGCAGGCAGAGCCAAGCGCGACTACGTGGAGCGGGCCAAGGCCCTGCTGGAGAAGGCGAACGCGCGCATCATCGGCGCGGCCCTGACCAACGTGCAGGCCGACACGCTGCTCACCCGATACTACGCCGCCGAGGGCACGCGGTAG
- a CDS encoding glucose-1-phosphate thymidylyltransferase: protein MKGLILSGGKGTRLRPLTYTGAKQLVPVANKPVLFYVIEDLVEAGITDLGIVVGDTGDQIREAVGDGSRFGAKVTYIQQEAPLGIAHGIKISRDFLGDERFVLFLGDNFIRDGIVPFVETFQDDSLNAQILLYRVPNPEALGVAVLDEHGHVVRLVEKPKEFVSDLAVIGIYMFDRNVWEAVNAIKPSKRGELEITDTIQYLVDKGLNVKASMVSGWWIDTGKMSDILEANRLVLDTFETQILGEVDASSEVYNKVVVERGARVVNSIIRGPAIIGEETQIINSYIGPFTSIYHHCLIQDAEIEHSVVLENSRIVDIDQRIEDSLIGRNVEITRSPLKPRAYKLMLGDHSKVGLIGNGR from the coding sequence ATGAAAGGGTTGATTCTCAGCGGGGGCAAGGGCACAAGGCTTCGGCCGTTGACGTACACCGGCGCCAAGCAACTGGTGCCGGTGGCCAACAAGCCGGTCCTGTTCTACGTCATAGAAGACCTGGTGGAGGCCGGCATTACCGACCTGGGCATCGTCGTGGGCGACACCGGCGACCAGATCCGCGAGGCGGTGGGCGATGGCTCCCGTTTCGGCGCCAAGGTTACCTACATCCAGCAGGAGGCTCCGCTGGGCATCGCCCACGGCATCAAGATTTCCCGCGACTTCCTGGGCGACGAGCGGTTCGTGCTGTTCCTGGGCGACAACTTCATCCGCGATGGCATCGTGCCTTTCGTGGAGACGTTCCAGGACGACTCGCTGAACGCGCAGATTCTGCTGTACAGGGTGCCCAACCCCGAGGCCCTGGGCGTGGCCGTGTTGGACGAGCATGGCCACGTTGTGCGCCTGGTGGAGAAGCCCAAGGAATTCGTCAGCGACCTGGCCGTCATCGGTATCTACATGTTTGACCGCAACGTGTGGGAGGCCGTCAACGCCATCAAGCCCTCCAAGCGCGGCGAGTTGGAGATCACGGACACCATCCAGTATCTGGTGGACAAGGGGCTGAACGTCAAAGCGTCCATGGTCAGCGGGTGGTGGATTGACACCGGCAAGATGAGCGACATCCTGGAGGCCAACCGCCTGGTGCTGGACACCTTTGAGACGCAGATTCTGGGCGAGGTGGATGCCAGTTCCGAGGTGTACAATAAGGTCGTGGTGGAGCGGGGCGCGCGCGTCGTCAACAGCATCATCCGCGGGCCGGCCATCATCGGCGAAGAAACGCAGATCATCAACTCGTACATCGGCCCGTTCACCAGCATCTACCACCATTGCCTGATTCAGGACGCGGAGATAGAGCACTCGGTGGTGCTGGAAAACAGCCGCATCGTGGACATAGACCAGCGCATTGAGGATTCGCTCATCGGGCGCAATGTGGAGATCACGCGCTCGCCGCTGAAGCCCCGCGCCTACAAACTCATGCTGGGCGATCACAGCAAGGTGGGGCTCATCGGCAATGGGAGATAG
- a CDS encoding B12-binding domain-containing radical SAM protein — MIKTTLVYPGIAGYGFDCLGKGMEAGWVSHGLAHISAAAKAEGFDIDLIDLRALKGWDDFRSEIRQRRPDVLGFTMMSVDYDPVMQSVEIVKQELPDSIIVVGGPHPTLALDEVAQNPKIDYIVTHEGEITFPKLLRAIQEGNRPSDRILVGEMPNLDALPFPDRELFLNEWRRFGYTLDSPEVPFVEELPPPFLTIIAGRGCKYNCNFCQPAERRLFGRKVRRRSVPNIIAELKALRDRYHFASFMFHDDCLTEDREWVIEFCRAYKAEGFTQPFFCQSRADIIVKHPDMVRLMADAGLRGYFIGFESGSDRVLKFLRKGTTRAINLEAARICRKNGIAIWANYMLGIPTETKEEVMETISMLKEMDPDYYSPAFYTPHPGSDLFDYCVENDLSLITSHEQYRRSPTEAKIKGMDYDFLRWALAESQRRKPWNQFRRTVRRYWKRYASPKKIARKLLRMAGLAPAR, encoded by the coding sequence ATGATAAAGACAACTCTGGTTTATCCCGGCATCGCGGGATATGGGTTTGACTGTCTGGGCAAGGGGATGGAGGCCGGCTGGGTGAGCCACGGTCTGGCCCACATCAGCGCCGCGGCCAAGGCCGAAGGGTTTGACATAGACCTGATAGACCTGCGCGCGCTCAAGGGATGGGACGATTTCCGCAGCGAAATCCGCCAGCGCCGCCCCGACGTGCTCGGGTTCACGATGATGAGCGTGGACTACGACCCCGTCATGCAGTCGGTGGAGATCGTGAAGCAGGAACTGCCCGACAGCATCATTGTGGTGGGCGGGCCGCACCCCACCCTGGCCCTGGACGAGGTGGCCCAGAACCCCAAGATAGACTACATCGTAACCCACGAGGGCGAGATCACGTTCCCCAAACTCCTGCGCGCCATCCAGGAGGGCAACCGACCATCCGACCGCATCCTCGTCGGCGAGATGCCGAACCTGGACGCGCTGCCGTTCCCAGACCGCGAACTGTTCCTGAACGAGTGGCGCAGGTTCGGGTACACGCTGGACTCGCCCGAAGTGCCCTTTGTGGAGGAACTGCCGCCGCCGTTCCTGACCATCATCGCGGGCCGGGGGTGCAAGTACAACTGCAACTTCTGCCAGCCCGCCGAGCGACGGCTGTTCGGCCGCAAGGTGCGCCGCCGTAGCGTGCCCAACATCATCGCCGAACTCAAGGCCCTGCGCGACCGCTATCACTTCGCGTCGTTCATGTTCCACGACGACTGCCTGACGGAAGACCGCGAGTGGGTGATAGAGTTCTGCCGCGCCTACAAGGCCGAGGGGTTCACCCAGCCCTTCTTCTGCCAGAGCCGCGCCGACATCATCGTGAAGCACCCCGACATGGTGCGCCTGATGGCCGACGCGGGCCTGCGTGGCTACTTCATCGGGTTTGAGAGCGGCAGCGACCGCGTCCTCAAGTTCCTGCGCAAGGGGACGACCCGCGCCATCAACCTGGAGGCCGCGCGCATCTGCCGCAAGAACGGCATCGCCATCTGGGCCAACTACATGCTGGGCATCCCCACCGAGACGAAAGAAGAAGTGATGGAGACCATTTCCATGCTGAAGGAGATGGACCCCGACTACTACAGCCCTGCCTTCTACACGCCCCATCCGGGCAGCGACCTGTTTGACTACTGCGTAGAGAACGACCTGTCGCTCATCACCAGCCACGAGCAGTACCGCCGCTCGCCCACCGAGGCCAAGATCAAGGGCATGGACTACGACTTCCTGCGCTGGGCGCTGGCCGAATCCCAGCGGCGCAAACCGTGGAATCAGTTCCGGCGCACCGTTCGCCGCTACTGGAAGCGATACGCCTCGCCCAAGAAGATCGCGCGCAAGTTGCTACGCATGGCCGGGCTTGCGCCGGCGCGATAG
- the rfbB gene encoding dTDP-glucose 4,6-dehydratase has translation MKRLMITGGAGFIGSNFVHYVLEHHPDYYVVVYDKLTYAGNLDNLRDLEGNPRYAFVRGDICDAALVEQTIRDHAIDTIVNFAAETHVDRSLMEPGSFIQTDVFGTYVLLEAARKFKLERFHQVSTDEVYGEVLDGASVETDPLMPRSPYSASKAGGEHMVHAYFVSFGVPATITRGSNNIGPYQYPEKAVPLFITNAIDDLPLPIYGDGLQMRDYQYVWDHCEGIDVVLHKGVPGEVYNLGTGVETRNIDMARLVLRLLGKPESLIQHVADRPGHDRRYALNCNKIKALGWQSRHTFEQALEKTVRWYVDNEWWWRKLKTGEYLEYYKRQYGERLAKAQKAL, from the coding sequence GTGAAACGCTTGATGATCACCGGCGGGGCCGGCTTCATTGGCTCCAACTTCGTCCACTACGTGCTGGAGCACCACCCCGACTACTACGTCGTCGTGTACGACAAACTGACGTATGCGGGCAATCTGGACAACCTGCGCGACCTGGAGGGGAACCCACGCTACGCCTTCGTGCGCGGCGACATCTGCGACGCGGCGCTGGTGGAGCAGACCATCCGCGACCACGCCATTGACACCATCGTGAACTTCGCCGCCGAGACCCACGTGGACCGTTCGCTCATGGAGCCGGGGAGTTTCATCCAGACCGACGTGTTCGGCACCTACGTCTTGCTGGAGGCCGCCCGCAAGTTCAAGTTGGAGCGTTTCCATCAGGTCAGCACCGACGAGGTCTACGGCGAGGTGCTGGACGGCGCTTCGGTGGAGACGGACCCGCTGATGCCGCGCAGTCCCTACTCGGCCAGCAAGGCCGGCGGCGAGCACATGGTGCACGCGTACTTCGTCAGTTTCGGCGTGCCCGCGACCATCACCCGCGGCTCCAACAACATCGGCCCGTACCAGTATCCGGAGAAAGCCGTGCCCCTGTTCATCACCAACGCCATTGACGACCTGCCCCTTCCCATCTACGGCGATGGGTTGCAGATGCGCGACTATCAGTACGTGTGGGATCACTGCGAGGGGATTGACGTGGTGCTGCACAAGGGTGTCCCGGGCGAGGTGTACAACCTGGGCACGGGCGTGGAGACGCGGAACATTGATATGGCGCGGCTTGTGCTGCGCCTGCTGGGCAAGCCCGAAAGCCTGATTCAGCACGTGGCCGACCGCCCCGGCCACGACCGCCGCTATGCCCTGAACTGCAACAAGATCAAGGCGCTGGGATGGCAGTCGCGCCACACCTTTGAGCAGGCGCTGGAGAAGACCGTCCGCTGGTACGTGGACAACGAGTGGTGGTGGCGCAAACTGAAGACCGGCGAGTATCTGGAGTACTACAAGCGCCAGTACGGCGAGCGCCTTGCCAAAGCGCAGAAGGCGCTATAG
- a CDS encoding S8 family serine peptidase, whose product MRRLWIVLLVLTLLTTSGGGPAVMDSQARPPDTSARYTPGVVWAKLAPHALATAEQVAEWDGYRIVGQLTGNPAWVRLSVPVGQEEIVAQALRDAYGMAAEPEYFVQAAATPDDAQFGAQWALTKIRAPEAWDIFTGSPEVVIAVLDTGADLNHPDLQGNLWQNFGEIPDNGVDDDGNGYVDDRWGWDVIHHDGLPMDDHGHGTHVAGIIGARGNNGIGVAGVLWRCRLIPVKVLGSSGSGDYAGVADGVYYAAKNGARVVNMSFAGSDYSQLLQDVINDVARRYDVVFVAAAGNCASGGTGCGSVNPIMYPAAMENVVSVAATDSADQRGAFSEYNAFVDLAAPGVSIYNTTRGGSYGNKSGTSMASPHVAGLAGLIRALRPAWNREQVEAHMKATAAKVGGILYDENGRNDYYGYGRIDAAAALWGLVDPPHLAASATEWIIRAEPGQTIEASLVITNTGDVPMDWAAQVPPDASWLQLEPVSGTLAPGAHVVLKLVGAETLAPGLYRGRFSITSTHPFWDGDAPQVDVYLLILRQTMRLLFPFVFL is encoded by the coding sequence ATGCGCAGACTCTGGATCGTGCTTCTTGTTTTGACGCTGCTAACGACATCGGGCGGCGGGCCTGCCGTCATGGATTCGCAGGCGCGGCCGCCAGACACATCGGCCCGGTACACCCCCGGCGTCGTTTGGGCGAAACTCGCACCCCACGCCCTCGCCACCGCGGAGCAGGTCGCCGAGTGGGACGGCTATCGCATCGTCGGCCAGTTGACGGGCAACCCCGCGTGGGTGCGGTTGTCGGTGCCCGTAGGCCAGGAGGAAATCGTCGCCCAGGCGCTCCGCGACGCCTACGGCATGGCGGCCGAGCCGGAGTACTTCGTTCAGGCAGCAGCCACGCCCGATGATGCCCAGTTCGGCGCCCAGTGGGCCTTGACGAAGATTCGCGCGCCGGAGGCCTGGGACATCTTCACCGGCTCCCCGGAAGTGGTGATCGCCGTACTGGACACGGGCGCGGACTTGAATCACCCCGACTTGCAAGGCAATCTGTGGCAGAACTTCGGCGAGATTCCCGACAACGGCGTGGACGACGACGGCAACGGCTACGTGGACGACCGCTGGGGCTGGGACGTGATCCATCACGATGGCCTCCCCATGGACGATCATGGCCACGGCACCCACGTGGCGGGCATCATCGGGGCGCGCGGGAACAACGGAATCGGCGTGGCAGGCGTCCTGTGGCGTTGCCGACTCATTCCCGTCAAGGTGCTGGGTTCGTCGGGAAGCGGCGACTATGCGGGGGTGGCCGATGGCGTGTACTACGCCGCCAAGAACGGCGCGCGCGTTGTGAACATGAGTTTCGCCGGTTCGGACTACAGCCAATTGTTGCAGGATGTCATCAACGACGTGGCCCGGCGATACGATGTGGTGTTTGTGGCCGCGGCGGGCAATTGCGCATCCGGCGGAACGGGGTGCGGCTCCGTGAACCCCATCATGTATCCCGCTGCGATGGAGAACGTCGTTTCCGTCGCCGCCACGGATTCGGCGGACCAGCGAGGCGCGTTCTCGGAGTACAACGCCTTTGTTGACCTGGCCGCGCCCGGAGTGTCCATCTATAACACGACCCGCGGCGGCTCCTACGGGAATAAGAGCGGCACGTCCATGGCCTCGCCCCACGTGGCCGGACTGGCGGGGCTGATTCGCGCCCTGCGGCCCGCCTGGAACCGCGAGCAGGTGGAAGCCCACATGAAGGCCACTGCCGCCAAAGTCGGGGGCATCCTCTACGACGAGAACGGGCGCAACGATTACTACGGCTACGGGCGTATAGACGCGGCCGCCGCGCTGTGGGGGCTTGTGGACCCGCCGCACCTGGCCGCCTCGGCGACGGAGTGGATCATCCGCGCCGAGCCTGGGCAGACGATAGAGGCGTCGCTGGTGATCACCAACACGGGCGACGTGCCGATGGACTGGGCGGCGCAAGTCCCGCCCGACGCGAGTTGGCTGCAACTAGAGCCGGTGAGCGGGACGCTTGCGCCTGGCGCGCACGTCGTGCTCAAACTGGTGGGCGCGGAAACTCTGGCGCCGGGCCTGTACCGAGGCCGCTTCAGCATCACGTCCACGCACCCGTTTTGGGATGGCGACGCGCCGCAGGTGGACGTGTACCTGCTCATCCTGCGGCAGACCATGCGGCTGCTCTTCCCATTCGTGTTCCTATAG